A window of Puntigrus tetrazona isolate hp1 chromosome 11, ASM1883169v1, whole genome shotgun sequence contains these coding sequences:
- the chrna4b gene encoding neuronal acetylcholine receptor subunit alpha-4b, giving the protein MRSAWSVFFLLSVCLQLAYVFSSTPARAHAEERLLQSLFSNYNKLSRPVANISDVVLVHFGLSIAQLIDVDEKNQMMTTNVWVKQEWNDYKLRWNPEEYENVTSIRIPSEIIWRPDIVLYNNADGDFAVTHLTKAQVFYNGRIKWKPPAIYKSSCSIDVTFFPFDQQNCKMKFGSWTYDQAKIDLVSMASDVDQMDYWESGEWVIVNAVGTYNIKKYECCTEIYPDITYSFIIRRLPLFYTINLIIPCLLISCLTVLVFYLPSECAEKITLCISVLLSLTVFLLLITEIIPSTSLVIPLIGEYLLFTMIFVTLSIIITVFVLNVHHRSSRTHSMPHWVRQLFLHLVPRYLFMKRPPASGKRNCGKLIEMMHKPMASQSMFLRNNFLDISPQSPLPHLDVPSVAQLDQIQQDSSPKPMFFCSSPSSQYSILQEETSQTPQTPALGYTCAYTNSIFASSTASFPNTILGTLLHTIPQEGTECTDCDIQGRSAESVFMEAKESVLGAGSCQHRLTSEGTSLQKLDHEEAGRCTRHTLPNAQIFNSSGDSATDLNTAQPGSNLSQSLLKALEGVQYIADHLRAEDSDFSVREDWKYVAMVIDRIFLWMFVLVCILGTVGLFLPPWLAGMI; this is encoded by the exons ATGAGATCAGCGTGGAGtgtcttctttcttctttctgtctgtctgcagctGGCATATG TGTTTTCAAGCACTCCAGCTCGTGCCCATGCGGAAGAAAGACTCCTCCAATCTTTGTTTAGCAATTACAACAAGCTCTCTCGTCCAGTAGCAAACATCTCAGATGTGGTTCTGGTCCACTTTGGCCTGTCCATTGCTCAGCTTATTGATGTG GATGAGAAGAATCAGATGATGACCACAAACGTCTGGGTGAAGCAG GAGTGGAACGATTACAAGCTGCGCTGGAACCCAGAGGAGTATGAGAATGTCACCTCCATCAGGATCCCCTCCGAGATCATCTGGAGACCAGATATCGTGCTCTATAACAA TGCAGACGGAGACTTTGCGGTGACTCACTTGACTAAAGCCCAGGTGTTTTACAACGGCAGGATCAAATGGAAACCTCCTGCCATTTATAAAAGCTCCTGCAGCATCGACGTCACCTTCTTTCCCTTCGACCAGCAAAACTGCAAGATGAAATTTGGCTCTTGGACGTACGATCAGGCCAAGATCGACCTGGTCAGCATGGCCAGTGACGTCGACCAGATGGACTACTGGGAAAGTGGGGAGTGGGTTATAGTAAACGCCGTTGGGACTTACAACATCAAGAAGTACGAGTGCTGTACAGAAATCTACCCAGACATCACCTACTCCTTCATCATCAGACGTCTGCCTCTGTTCTACACCATCAATCTAATCATCCCCTGCCTGCTTATCTCCTGCCTGACAGTGCTAGTCTTCTACCTTCCTTCAGAGTGTGCGGAAAAAATCACGCTGTGCATCTCCGTCCTCCTCTCTCTGACCGTTTTCCTACTGCTAATCACAGAAATTATACCCTCGACCTCGCTAGTCATCCCGCTCATTGGCGAGTACCTCCTGTTCACCATGATCTTCGTCACTCTCTCCATCATCATCACTGTGTTTGTGCTGAACGTCCACCACCGTTCGTCGCGCACGCATAGCATGCCACATTGGGTCCGCCAGCTGTTTCTACACCTGGTGCCTCGTTACCTGTTCATGAAGCGTCCGCCTGCCTCGGGTAAGAGGAACTGTGGGAAACTGATCGAGATGATGCACAAGCCAATGGCGTCACAGTCCATGTTTCTGCGGAACAACTTTCTGGATATTTCTCCGCAAAGTCCGCTCCCCCATTTGGACGTGCCCTCAGTTGCCCAGTTGGATCAAATTCAGCAGGACTCTTCTCCCAAACCCATGTTTTTCTGCAGCTCTCCCAGCAGTCAGTATTCTATCCTGCAAGAGGAAACTTCGCAAACACCTCAAACTCCGGCCCTCGGTTATACGTGTGCATACACAAACAGCATCTTTGCTTCAAGCACAGCTTCATTTCCAAACACTATCCTGGGTACTCTGCTGCACACCATCCCACAGGAAGGAACTGAGTGTACAGACTGTGATATCCAAGGCCGGAGTGCTGAGAGTGTCTTCATGGAAGCCAAAGAGAGCGTTCTGGGAGCAGGGAGTTGTCAACACCGTCTTACATCTGAGGGGACGAGTCTGCAGAAACTTGATCACGAGGAAGCCGGGAGGTGTACCAGACATACCTTGCCCAATGCTCAGATCTTCAATTCTAGCGGTGACAGTGCTACTGATCTGAACACAGCGCAGCCGGGAAGCAATCTGTCGCAGTCCCTGCTCAAAGCCCTGGAAGGAGTTCAGTACATCGCTGACCATCTGAGAGCAGAGGATTCAGACTTTTCC GTGAGGGAAGACTGGAAATATGTTGCCATGGTGATTGATAGAATATTCCTCTGGATGTTTGTGCTGGTGTGCATTCTGGGGACCGTCGGACTCTTCCTCCCACCGTGGCTGGCTGGAATGATCTAG
- the LOC122353764 gene encoding LOW QUALITY PROTEIN: uncharacterized protein LOC122353764 (The sequence of the model RefSeq protein was modified relative to this genomic sequence to represent the inferred CDS: inserted 4 bases in 2 codons; deleted 2 bases in 2 codons; substituted 5 bases at 5 genomic stop codons) produces the protein MKPKYKPLTGTELVEKLIEDLKQVRWLPHDEIRTYSVSDFQTVTDDRYQAHQDLQMKLENLKLYQHFQLARHRNLQKELSQDRAAIQWLGNLSALTEHMTVQNLVTISKGEITAFLNNGFKIEGQRERDQQGGLFPDRGYPWSSCAKYIFADCEVTGPGSVSSQKESNVSVETLLPVKMNSLRVQGQRVQCHCQFMPQRLPEWNLKVHVGTREIQNEQDKIIQIAIAEVHQLCERHSWLADAHLFTSQWSSASLETLCGSFPLKYEELIKKLHSWMDRVKHSERMSGDMQKRLEDLHSLQETMRRNYMHMNSNSILSMKQLNNQSRANGILRGQLLDLTFVTTAQHNLEARKGLWELMSVLSSQIQKWKLLTFKKEEKFNPVDKMFRDIVQITVNDPHLFSFVRLGTTTEGSDILQGQSLRAVFMNGLTAMVEISNHLLHVFESPQLPTFSNQTVYIDILCTQFPYGYEYIRPDNWTMVTTPSAEQAYMGAILVLSSFKCAFISGLHMSGKQHTAVQLGYALGRQVVILKCCSSTGCSVISQMIXGALQTGAWLVLDSVDLLEQGTLSELGQHLTEIHQHLSAFQRQAPALDKTVNEVECHIAGKNIQAKLSYGCITISANGYSTEMPEILRIAMRPISFMHPHYRIIAEVMLMSFGFSEAATISRRLVSLLALLKDSYCLPEFVSGHQTSWLIPHNVLILHQALKLSNTVVLVGPAGSGKTTLYRTLASAVQKLSRTQVLYGDPVERPGWLDSLTSLCGLEHPHLCLSSGEKIQPXRLKILAELTNLGYLTPSVVTHCNLVYVSGENLWRSVWKREMNVLSTEHNVDQNILEMWSHLSEDLIPLLPFLNGSYKQLFQSRDVNYLGTCSAPNAVNSNQISPHLSRLFTILALPSMTSEILFSIHSSKLQAWLKEIQPIQRVADITNCILTSTLEVDFAVRECVTDALHSPIFIFSLXKVFHGMFLWRPRLNIQQSLHRSLRYGSFSSSVLGHPAHDLNITRLWMHECLRTFGDRLTSEERKIKRNMMTLTIILHAHVHHQNVHQLVHIIHAFLIPXALLGTAKKTDSKSIVRLAATLLGYRLIEVHPGNEARLWEMMKGVCSXIGVGGHLLILVHKDTSQALKDELLVIMADGSLPLLYSDEELKNLTKDAKANESLLHQAALQALSQSDLDEMRPYRIPPDGVVMVMDLICMLCNHPSGWENSRQLLMQSSFFQDLEFIDCSTLTDKMIQKISAKNCARCRVFVLLGESSIPGLKMLPYFVGFFPPHFLLKPHTSLMEEVQMFDLSPSASEVQDLFLTELMQTESELTKALYVALQNMARLSPRYLFTLHGFLLTLRSALATQSPDVSFHGEMXPTAFVFEITYRIVSHVSSQYIPRLFKSHTALFRLLVSVAVIVHNEGCPEVEQATFHRGLKNLMSSEHFLSPSTHSVPELPSWIQIHSRDDIYLLEKIEPFRGLVSSLVNSSKLWQEYLHFPSSTVIGPVPCQSHSHLSTMQRAILWKTLCPYWLAAVEEDLTSCAQGYLQNSYPGDPLMSSAELISNLLSKNQGPVVTGHWLVLNNRHLLDXWDDRIVNKLTQVVYSTAKGDFINDASYTYKTSLSHSKPPRIASSTDPSILGFSPGMASELVKLKSHRLSSASITEYSFQAVKYNMTSSTAAYLTSSALSRLETQADQLRSYLWEESSSITPRVYRLTAFLSPRGFLAALIRHAAHIHHKDISLYGLNFKLSLAKDSPEGLLRHLQGHENVDIPTIIGQYFMIQDQPLLHPYVVFVCLDWSFKGALWDPGSRVINNNESLKPSLFPPLWVCAEENRISSSEGSHCNSSSQLLYYCPLYVEKYTADGGQDLSDDNIIIHVPLATRLDPMPCAMRRVRLTSTLL, from the exons atgaaaccCAAATACAAACCACTCACCGGAACTGAGCTGGTTGAGAA ATTAATTGAGGATCTAAAGCAAGTCAGATGGCTGCCACATGATGAAATAAGGACTTATTCAGTCTCAGATTTCCAAACT GTGACGGATGATAGGTACCAAGCCCATCAGGACCTCCAGATGAAATTGGAGAACTTAAAGCTCTACCAGCATTTTCAGCTTGCCCGCCATAGAAACCTACAGAAAGAGCTCAGTCAGGACAGAGCA GCCATACAGTGGTTGGGAAACCTGTCTGCTCTAACTGAACACATGACTGTTCAAAACCTTGTCACCATCTCAAAGGGGGAGATCACTGCTTTCCTAAACAATGGTTTTAAAATTGAGGGACAGAGAGAACGGGATCAGCAGGGTGGTCTTTTTCCAGACAGAGGTTATCCTTGGAGCAG TTGTGCTAAATACATCTTTGCAG ACTGTGAAGTAACAGGTCCTGGCAGTGTTTCCTCACAAAAGGAGAGTAATGTGTCAGTCGAAACCCTATTGCCAGTCAAAATGAACTCCCTCAGAGTTCAGGGACAAAGAGTGCAATGCCATTGTCAATTTATGCCCCAGAGACTGCCGGAGTGGAACTTGAAAGTTCATGTCGGAACACGAGAGATTCAGAATGAGCAAGACAAGATTATACAG ATTGCCATTGCAGAGGTACACCAATTGTGTGAGAGACACTCTTGGTTGGCAGATGCTCATTTGTTCACCAGTCAGTGGAGTTCAGCCTCTCTAGAGACTTTGTGTGGATCTTTCCCCTTGAAATATGAGGAGCTGATCAAGAAACTTCATTCTTGGATGGACAGA GTAAAGCACAGTGAGAGAATGTCAGGTGATATGCAGAAGAGGCTGGAAGACCTCCATTCTTTACAGGAGACTATGAGAAGAAATTATATGCACATGAATTCAAACAGCATTCTTTCAATGAAGCAG CTGAACAATCAGAGCAGAGCCAATGGAATTCTGAGAG GTCAACTACTGGATCTCACTTTTGTGACTACAGCACAGCATAATTTGGAAGCAAGGAAAGGACTCTGGGAGCTGATGAGTGTGTTGTCCTCACAAATCCAAAAGTGGAAGCTACTAACATTCAAGAAG GAAGAAAAGTTCAACCCAGTGGATAAGATGTTTCGTGATATCGTTCAGATCACTGTTAATGATCCACATCTATTCAGTTTTGTTCGACTGGGTACAACAACAGAGGGCAGTGATATTTTACAAGGACAGAGTCTACGtgctgtctttatgaatggacTTACAGCAATGGTGGAGATTTCTAATCACTTACTTCATGTCTTTGAGTCCCCACAACTCCCTACTTTCTCA AATCAGACTGTCTATATTGATATTCTGTGCACACAATTTCCATATGGCTATGAATACATTAGACCTGATAACTGGACGATGGTAACTACTCCTTCAGCTGAACAAGCTTACATGGGTGCAATTCTTGTCTTATCAAGCTTCAAGTGTGCTTTCATTAGTGGACTCCACATGTCAGGCAAGCAGCATACCGCTGTGCAGTTGGGTTATGCACTGGGACGACAAGTGGTTATTTTGAAGTGTTGTTCAAGCACTGGTTGTTCAGTCATTTCCCAAATGATTTGAGGTGCTCTTCAAACTGGGGCTTGGCTTGTGCTTGATTCAGTTGATTTGTTGGAACAAGGGACATTGTCTGAGTTGGGACAACATTTGACAGAAATTCATCAACATTTATCAGCATTTCAAAGACAAGCACCTGCATTGGACAAGACAGTGAATGAGGTAGAATGTCACATTGCTGGGAAAAATATTCAGGCAAAGCTTAGCTATGGATGCATCACAATCTCAGCTAACGGCTACTCAACTGAGATGCCAGAAATTCTTAGAATTGCAATGAGACCTATATCATTCATGCATCCACACTACAGAATCATTGCCGAAGTGATGTTGATGTCATTTGGATTCTCTGAAGCAGCAACCATTAGTCGCCGTCTAGTCTCGCTA TTAGCCTTGCTAAAGGATTCATATTGCCTTCCTGAATTTGTCAGTGGTCATCAAACCTCATGGCTT ATACCTCACAACGTGTTGATCTTGCACCAAGCTTTGAAGCTCTCCAATACTGTTGTGCTTGTTGGACCAGCAGGTAGCGGAAAAACAACTTTGTATCGAACCCTTGCAAGTGCAGTTCAGAAACTGTCCAGGACTCAG GTTCTGTATGGAGATCCAGTTGAAAGGCCTGGTTGGTTGGACTCTTTGACTTCTCTTTGCGGTCTTGAACATCCTCATCTCTGCCTTTCATCGGGGGAGAAAATTCAGCCATGAAGACTGAAAATACTAGCTGAACTCACAAACCTTGGTTATTTAACCCCCTCTGTAGTGACACACTGCAATCTGGTATATGTTTCTGGAGAGAACCTGTGGAGATCTGTGTGGAAGAGGGAAATGAATGTGCTGTCGACTGAGCATAATGTAGACCAGAATATTCTGGAAATGTGGAGTCACCTTTCTGAAGACCTGATTCCACTGCTTCCTTTTCTTAATGGGAGTTACAAGCAA CTGTTTCAATCAAGAGACGTTAATTATCTAGGCACTTGCAGTGCTCCTAATGCAGTCAACAGCAATCAGATCTCTCCACATCTCTCTCGACTCTTTACCATCTTGGCTCTCCCAAGCATGACTTCGGAAATCCTGTTTTCTATCCATTCCTCAAAATTGCAAGCATGGCTGAAAGAAATACAACCCATACAGAGGGTTGCAGATATAACAAACTGCATCCTAACCTCAACTCTTGAGGTGGATTTTGCTGTGCGTGAATGTGTTACTGATGCCCTACACAGTCCaattttcatcttttcttt CAAAGTGTTTCATGGGATGTTCCTCTGGAGGCCAAGGCTTAATATCCAGCAGTCTCTTCATAGGAGTCTGCGATATGGGAGTTTCTCTTCATCTGTTCTTGGTCATCCAGCCCATGACCTCAATATCACCCGCCTGTGGATGCATGAGTGTTTGCGCACTTTTGGAGATCGGCTAACTTCAGAGGAA aggaaaataaagagaaatatgatGACACTTACTATAATCCTACATGCCCATGTGCATCACCAAAACGTACATCAACTTGTACACATTATCCATGCATTTCTCATTCC GGCTTTGTTAGGAACAgcaaaaaagacagacagtaaGTCCATTGTACGCCTAGCAGCTACTCTTTTGGGATACCGACTAATTGAGGTTCATCCAGGAAATGAAGCCAGGTTGTGGGAAATGATGAAAGGCGTTTGTAGCTGAATTGGTGTGGGTGGACATTTGCTTATACTGGTTCACAAAGACACTAGCCAGGCCCTTAAGGATGAGCTGCTGGTAATAATGGCAGACGGAAGCCTCCCTTTACTTTATTCAGATGAGGAACTGAAGAATTTGACGAAAGATGCCAAAgctaat GAAAGTCTACTGCACCAAGCAGCTTTGCAGGCTTTGAGCCAGTCTGATTTGGATGAGATGCGGCCCTACAGGATCCCACCTGATGGAGTTGTCATGGTCATGGATCTTATATGCATGTTGTGTAACCATCCATCTGGTTGGGAGAATAGCAGACAACTTTTGATGCAATCCAGCTTCTTTCag GATCTGGAATTTATTGACTGCTCTACTTTAACCgataaaatgattcaaaagatTTCAGCCAAGAACTGTGCGAGATGCAGAGTCTTTGTGTTGCTGGGTGAGAGCAGTATACCGGG TTTGAAGATGTTGCCttattttgttggttttttccccccacatttTCTGCTAAAACCTCACACTTCACTCATGGAGGAGGTTCAAATGTTTGATCTTTCTCCAAGCGCATCTGAAGTTCAGGACCTTTTTTTGACAGAACTGATGCAGACTGAGT CAGAGCTCACCAAAGCCCTTTACGTCGCTCTGCAGAACATGGCCCGCCTTTCGCCACGTTATCTTTTCACTCTTCATGGTTTCCTGCTCACTTTACGGTCAGCTTTAGCCACACAGAGTCCGGACGTCAGCTTTCACGGAGAGATGTAGCCTACAGCTTTTGTATTTGAGATTACCTACAGGATTGTGTCTCACGTCTCTTCTCAGTATATACCTCGCTTGTTCAAGAGCCATACTGCTTTATTCAGATTATTGGTATCTGTTGCCGTTATTGTGCACAATGAGGGATGCCCTGAGGTAGAACAAGCTACTTTCCACAGAGGATTGAAGAACTTGATGTCTTCAGAGCATTTTTTATCACCGTCCACACATTCTGTCCCCGAGCTGCCAAGTTGGATTCAAATTCACTCTCGAGATGATATTTATCTATTAGAGAAGATTGAACCCTTCCGGGGCCTTGTATCATCTCTGGTGAATTCATCCAAGCTATGGCAGGAATATCTGCACTTTCCTTCATCCACAGTGATTGGACCTGTCCCATGTCAATCTCACTCTCATTTGTCCACAATGCAGCGGGCTATTCTCTGGAAGACGCTGTGTCCTTATTGGCTAGCAGCGGTGGAAGAGGATCTTACATCCTGTGCACAGGGATATTTGCAGAATTCATATCCCGGAGACCCTCTAATGAGCTCCGCAGAACTGATCTCCAACCTTTTGTCCAAAAATCAAGGCCCTGTTGTT ACAGGCCACTGGTTAGTCCTGAACAACCGTCATCTGCTGGACTGATGGGATGACAGAATTGTGAACAAGTTAACACAAGTAGTGTACAGCACTGCAAAGGGTGACTTTATCAACGATGCAAGCTACACCTACAAGACTTCATTATCTCATTCTAAACCTCCT CGCATTGCTAGCAGTACAGACCCATCCATTCTGGGCTTTAGTCCAGGTATGGCAAGTGAACTGGTGAAGCTAAAAAGTCATAGACTCTCTTCTGCATCAATCACAGAAT ACAGTTTTCAGGCAGTTAAATATAACATGACAAGCTCCACTGCTGCGTATCTAACATCATCAGCTCTCTCACGTCTGGAGACTCAAGCAGACCAGCTCAGGTCATACCTGTGGGAGGAGTCATCCAGTATTACACCTCGTGTTTATCGACTAACTGCCTTTCTCAGTCCCAGAGGCTTTCTGGCAGCACTGATCAGACATGCGGCCCACATCCACCACAAGGATATCAGTCTTTATGGATTGAATTTTAAG CTTTCATTGGCCAAGGACAGTCCAGAGGGTCTTCTGCGCCATCTTCAGGGGCATGAAAATGTCGATATCCCAACAATAATAGGCCA GTACTTCATGATACAGGATCAGCCACTTCTCCACCCATACGTggtgtttgtctgtctggacTGGAGCTTCAAGGGTGCTCTGTGGGATCCAGGGTCTAGAGTTATTAATAACAATGAGTCCCTGAAACCTTCTCTTTTTCCACCCCTCTGGGTTTGTGCTGAAGAGAATAGGATCAGTTCCTCTGAAGGCTCACACTGTAATTCCTCATCCCAGCTTCTGTACTACTGCCCCCTGTATGTAGAAAAATACACTGCAGATGGAGGTCAGGATCTGTCCGATGACAATATTATCATCCATGTTCCACTTGCAACAAGGTTAGATCCAATGCCCTGCGCTATGAGGCGTGTTAGGTTAACTAGCACTCTCCTATAA